From Catharus ustulatus isolate bCatUst1 chromosome 24, bCatUst1.pri.v2, whole genome shotgun sequence, the proteins below share one genomic window:
- the TNFRSF1B gene encoding tumor necrosis factor receptor superfamily member 1B — protein MGARWALVLAGMSVLIPAGIPALIPAVVPALIPVLMPALTDAAAGREYSLPYTPHFAQCNNPRTEFYDEELNKCCSQCPPGQYRTGSCSHTVDTKCSPCRPKTYTAIWNHSPQCFACSPPCRKGLVQNQTCTRSQDRICSCPPHKYCVSKLDEYCEVCRAHRKCGKGYRVSRRGTASTDTECKPCPPGTFSPEESYNTSCIPHTVCKSVAVPGNSRNDTVCSDSGTATDLSHTILTLLLTQSSDSHKPEIITRPAVLNSVPDLSHITGAVAGPLLLVLIIAVLGYCLVSKKKALGYSAPATEADLPFLPPEKQCDKKVRDTELQNSRSSEQEQQHLLEASGSSSSILNNPTESASISALNKNNHEKKNSGGFQQQHSPPEGSKLQAGDRHSSLSSEHSGNGGTQMNVMCIVKFCNPDCSSQCPEHTGSPGRDYGHTPCYSPTEEETLLSKEENTLKKETEIRIAVENEDNLLQDLLPEEKKVPLGIEDAGMKTS, from the exons ATGGGAGCGCGCTGGGCGCTGGTCCTGGCTGGGATGTCTGTTCTCATCCCGGCTGGGATCCCGGCTCTGATCCCGGCTGTGGTCCCGGCTCTGATCCCTGTTCTGATGCCAGCGCTGACCGACGCCGCGGCCGGGCGG GAATATTCATTGCCTTATACACCACACTTTGCACAATGCAACAATCCCAGGACTGAATTCTATGATGAGGAACTTAATAAATGTTGCAGCCAGTGCCCTCCAG gTCAGTacaggacagggagctgcagtcACACTGTGGACACCAAGTGCAGCCCCTGCAGACCTAAGACGTACACAGCGATCTGGAATCATTCTCCACAGTGCTTTGCCTGCTCACCACCCTGCAGGAAAG GGCTTGTACAGAATCAAACGTGCACGAGGTCCCAGGACAGGATCTGTAGCTGCCCACCCCACAAGTACTGCGTTTCCAAGCTAGACGAGTACTGCGAGGTCTGTAGAGCACACAGAAAATGTGGCAAAGGTTACCGGGTTTCCAGGAGAG ggacagccagcacagacacagaatgCAAACCTTGTCCTCCTGGCACGTTCTCCCCTGAGGAATCCTACAACACCAGCTGCATACCCCACACCGT TTGTAAATCAGTGGCTGTTCCTGGCAACAGCAGGAATGACACTGTTTGCAGTGACTCAGGAACAGCCACAGATCTGTCTCACACCATTCTGACCCTACTCCTGACCCAAAGCTCAGATTCCCACAAACCTGAAATAATAACTCGACCTGCTGTATTAAACTCTGTACCTGACCTGTCCCACATCACTG gagCAGTAGCAGGGCCATTGTTATTGGTCCTGATAATTGCTGTTTTGGGGTATTGCTTAGTCTCAAAAAAGAAAG CCCTTGGGTACTCTGCACCAGCAACAGAAGCAGATTTG ccttttctgCCTCCAGAAAAACAGTGTGACAAAAAAGTGAGAGACACAGAATTGCAGAACTCCAGGAGTTCTGAACAGGAGCAACAGCATCTCTTGGAAGCTTCTGGGTCCAGCAGTAGCATCCTGAATAATCCAACTGAATCTGCAAGCATCAgtgcattaaataaaaacaatcatGAGAAGAAAAACTCAGGAGGATTTCAGCAGCAACATTCACCTCCAGAAGGTTCTAAACTTCAGGCTGGAGACAGACACAGCTCTCTGAGTTCAG AACATTCTGGTAACGGAGGAACACAGATGAATGTGATGTGCATAGTTAAATTTTGTAACCCagactgcagctcccagtgccctgagcaCACTGGTTCACCTGGCAGGGATTATGGACACACTCCCTGTTATTCCCCAACAGAGGAAGAAACCCTcctttcaaaagaagaaaataccttgaaaaaagaaactgaaattcgCATTGCAGTGGAAAATGAGGATAATTTACTTCAAGACTTACttccagaagaaaagaaggtTCCTCTGGGTATTGAAGATGCTGGGATGAAAACCAGTTAA
- the TNFRSF8 gene encoding tumor necrosis factor receptor superfamily member 8 isoform X2 — protein MAACSLPLGLCLLLLLQDVQTTPQTSLTAPHSCHALEDWFYDETSQKCCYQCPSGYAKKKACPQDPAEDCMTCGPNQYLSNKFPKPQCDACVPCPKELDLVEKQPCSLHAGRVCECRPGLFCRLSVRNSCTRCQPHSACRPGFGVKTRGTPTNDVTCEQCPPGTFSDQSSSTDTCKPHTNCAKLNKVMLRKGNATHDQVCLDQLPTYLTPSTLSVRVSTEKNKSEQRVIKESLVTSASGDLLSVTTAENPTITPTVNASTSAKGVVLWAVVLSVTVLLGGTLIFWKWKVCKKRILVLRRKPHLHSVIAHKYVLRSQGSDLMNKCAKIILTPDTGLEEEDLIDRALPLETNNNLVSSTEKAQSAHWGVTDVTPSSGNAPDCSVDSRVRDHTNNRIEKLYIMKADTVIVGSVSEVPSGKNCAVRGCESNLDAQESLEEELEMHYPEQETESFPGNDVMVPVEEEGKEFHHPTTATEK, from the exons AtggctgcctgcagcctgcctCTGGGACTGtgccttctgctgcttctccaggaCGTGCAGACAACCCCCCAG ACATCATTAACTGCACCTCATTCCTGTCATGCACTAGAGGATTGGTTCTATGATGAAACTTCCCAAAAGTGCTGTTACCAGTGTCCCTCAG gcTATGCTAAAAAGAAAGCATGTCCTCAGGATCCAGCTGAAGACTGCATGACATGTGGACCTAATCAATACTTGAGCAATAAATTCCCAAAGCCACAATGTGATGCCTGTGTGCCATGCCCAAAAG agctggacCTTGTGGAgaagcagccctgctccctgcacgcCGGGCGCGTGTGCGAGTGCCGCCCGGGGCTCTTCTGCCGCCTCTCTGTCCGGAACTCCTGCACTCGCTGCCAGCCCCACTCTGCCTGCAGGCCTGGCTTTGGAGTCAAAACCAGGG GCACCCCAACAAATGATGTCACTTGTGAGCAGTGTCCTCCTGGGACCTTCTCTGATCAAAGCTCCAGCACAGACACCTGCAAACCCCACACCAA ctgtgccaagcTGAACAAAGTAATGCTAAGGAAAGGAAATGCCACACATGATCAAGTTTGCCTGGACCAGTTGCCCACTTACCTCACCCCAAGCACTTTGTCTGTGAGAGTCAGCAcggaaaaaaataaatctgagcaGAGGGTGATTAAGGAGAGCCTGGTGACCTCTGCTAGTGGTGACCTTCTAAGTGTCACAACAGCTGAAAATCCCACTATAACTCCTACAGTGAATGCTTCTACCTCAGCCAAGG GTGTAGTGCTTTGGGCAGTGGTTCTCTCTGTGACAGTGCTTCTTGGGGGCACGCTGATATTTTGGAAATGGAAGGTTTGCAAGAAGCGGATCCTCGTCCTCAGAAGGAAGC CACACCTGCATTCGGTCATCGCACACAAATACGTGCTCAGATCCCAAG GTTCAGATCTCATGAACAAATGTGCA AAGATCATACTGACCCCTGACACTGGGCTAGAAGAGGAGGATTTAATTGACAGAGCCCTTCCTTTGGAAACCAACAATAACTTGgtttccagcacagaaaaagcaCAGAGTGCCCATTGGGGTGTGACTGATGTGACACCAAGCAGTGGGAATGCCCCAGATTGCTCTGTGGATTCTCGAGTCAGAGACCACACAAATAACAGAATTG aaAAACTCTACATCATGAAGGCCGACACTGTTATCGTGGGGTCTGTCTCAGAAGTGCCCAGTGGCAAGAACTGTGCTGTTAGAGGATGTGAAAGCAATCTTGATGCCCAGGAAAGCTTGGAAGAGGAGCTGGAAATGCACTACCCAGAGCAGGAAACAGAgtcttttccagggaatgatGTAATGGTTCCTGtggaagaggaggggaaggaattTCACCATCCTACCACTGCCACTGAGAAGTGA
- the TNFRSF8 gene encoding tumor necrosis factor receptor superfamily member 8 isoform X4 has translation MAACSLPLGLCLLLLLQDVQTTPQTSLTAPHSCHALEDWFYDETSQKCCYQCPSGYAKKKACPQDPAEDCMTCGPNQYLSNKFPKPQCDACVPCPKELDLVEKQPCSLHAGRVCECRPGLFCRLSVRNSCTRCQPHSACRPGFGVKTRGTPTNDVTCEQCPPGTFSDQSSSTDTCKPHTNCAKLNKVMLRKGNATHDQVCLDQLPTYLTPSTLSVRVSTEKNKSEQRVIKESLVTSASGDLLSVTTAENPTITPTVNASTSAKGVVLWAVVLSVTVLLGGTLIFWKWKVCKKRILVLRRKRSDLMNKCAKIILTPDTGLEEEDLIDRALPLETNNNLVSSTEKAQSAHWGVTDVTPSSGNAPDCSVDSRVRDHTNNRIEKLYIMKADTVIVGSVSEVPSGKNCAVRGCESNLDAQESLEEELEMHYPEQETESFPGNDVMVPVEEEGKEFHHPTTATEK, from the exons AtggctgcctgcagcctgcctCTGGGACTGtgccttctgctgcttctccaggaCGTGCAGACAACCCCCCAG ACATCATTAACTGCACCTCATTCCTGTCATGCACTAGAGGATTGGTTCTATGATGAAACTTCCCAAAAGTGCTGTTACCAGTGTCCCTCAG gcTATGCTAAAAAGAAAGCATGTCCTCAGGATCCAGCTGAAGACTGCATGACATGTGGACCTAATCAATACTTGAGCAATAAATTCCCAAAGCCACAATGTGATGCCTGTGTGCCATGCCCAAAAG agctggacCTTGTGGAgaagcagccctgctccctgcacgcCGGGCGCGTGTGCGAGTGCCGCCCGGGGCTCTTCTGCCGCCTCTCTGTCCGGAACTCCTGCACTCGCTGCCAGCCCCACTCTGCCTGCAGGCCTGGCTTTGGAGTCAAAACCAGGG GCACCCCAACAAATGATGTCACTTGTGAGCAGTGTCCTCCTGGGACCTTCTCTGATCAAAGCTCCAGCACAGACACCTGCAAACCCCACACCAA ctgtgccaagcTGAACAAAGTAATGCTAAGGAAAGGAAATGCCACACATGATCAAGTTTGCCTGGACCAGTTGCCCACTTACCTCACCCCAAGCACTTTGTCTGTGAGAGTCAGCAcggaaaaaaataaatctgagcaGAGGGTGATTAAGGAGAGCCTGGTGACCTCTGCTAGTGGTGACCTTCTAAGTGTCACAACAGCTGAAAATCCCACTATAACTCCTACAGTGAATGCTTCTACCTCAGCCAAGG GTGTAGTGCTTTGGGCAGTGGTTCTCTCTGTGACAGTGCTTCTTGGGGGCACGCTGATATTTTGGAAATGGAAGGTTTGCAAGAAGCGGATCCTCGTCCTCAGAAGGAAGC GTTCAGATCTCATGAACAAATGTGCA AAGATCATACTGACCCCTGACACTGGGCTAGAAGAGGAGGATTTAATTGACAGAGCCCTTCCTTTGGAAACCAACAATAACTTGgtttccagcacagaaaaagcaCAGAGTGCCCATTGGGGTGTGACTGATGTGACACCAAGCAGTGGGAATGCCCCAGATTGCTCTGTGGATTCTCGAGTCAGAGACCACACAAATAACAGAATTG aaAAACTCTACATCATGAAGGCCGACACTGTTATCGTGGGGTCTGTCTCAGAAGTGCCCAGTGGCAAGAACTGTGCTGTTAGAGGATGTGAAAGCAATCTTGATGCCCAGGAAAGCTTGGAAGAGGAGCTGGAAATGCACTACCCAGAGCAGGAAACAGAgtcttttccagggaatgatGTAATGGTTCCTGtggaagaggaggggaaggaattTCACCATCCTACCACTGCCACTGAGAAGTGA
- the TNFRSF8 gene encoding tumor necrosis factor receptor superfamily member 8 isoform X1 yields MAACSLPLGLCLLLLLQDVQTTPQTSLTAPHSCHALEDWFYDETSQKCCYQCPSGYAKKKACPQDPAEDCMTCGPNQYLSNKFPKPQCDACVPCPKELDLVEKQPCSLHAGRVCECRPGLFCRLSVRNSCTRCQPHSACRPGFGVKTRGTPTNDVTCEQCPPGTFSDQSSSTDTCKPHTNCAKLNKVMLRKGNATHDQVCLDQLPTYLTPSTLSVRVSTEKNKSEQRVIKESLVTSASGDLLSVTTAENPTITPTVNASTSAKGVVLWAVVLSVTVLLGGTLIFWKWKVCKKRILVLRRKPHLHSVIAHKYVLRSQGSDLMNKCAVSVNNIPKQIMFHAKKIILTPDTGLEEEDLIDRALPLETNNNLVSSTEKAQSAHWGVTDVTPSSGNAPDCSVDSRVRDHTNNRIEKLYIMKADTVIVGSVSEVPSGKNCAVRGCESNLDAQESLEEELEMHYPEQETESFPGNDVMVPVEEEGKEFHHPTTATEK; encoded by the exons AtggctgcctgcagcctgcctCTGGGACTGtgccttctgctgcttctccaggaCGTGCAGACAACCCCCCAG ACATCATTAACTGCACCTCATTCCTGTCATGCACTAGAGGATTGGTTCTATGATGAAACTTCCCAAAAGTGCTGTTACCAGTGTCCCTCAG gcTATGCTAAAAAGAAAGCATGTCCTCAGGATCCAGCTGAAGACTGCATGACATGTGGACCTAATCAATACTTGAGCAATAAATTCCCAAAGCCACAATGTGATGCCTGTGTGCCATGCCCAAAAG agctggacCTTGTGGAgaagcagccctgctccctgcacgcCGGGCGCGTGTGCGAGTGCCGCCCGGGGCTCTTCTGCCGCCTCTCTGTCCGGAACTCCTGCACTCGCTGCCAGCCCCACTCTGCCTGCAGGCCTGGCTTTGGAGTCAAAACCAGGG GCACCCCAACAAATGATGTCACTTGTGAGCAGTGTCCTCCTGGGACCTTCTCTGATCAAAGCTCCAGCACAGACACCTGCAAACCCCACACCAA ctgtgccaagcTGAACAAAGTAATGCTAAGGAAAGGAAATGCCACACATGATCAAGTTTGCCTGGACCAGTTGCCCACTTACCTCACCCCAAGCACTTTGTCTGTGAGAGTCAGCAcggaaaaaaataaatctgagcaGAGGGTGATTAAGGAGAGCCTGGTGACCTCTGCTAGTGGTGACCTTCTAAGTGTCACAACAGCTGAAAATCCCACTATAACTCCTACAGTGAATGCTTCTACCTCAGCCAAGG GTGTAGTGCTTTGGGCAGTGGTTCTCTCTGTGACAGTGCTTCTTGGGGGCACGCTGATATTTTGGAAATGGAAGGTTTGCAAGAAGCGGATCCTCGTCCTCAGAAGGAAGC CACACCTGCATTCGGTCATCGCACACAAATACGTGCTCAGATCCCAAG GTTCAGATCTCATGAACAAATGTGCAGTAAGTGTGAACAATATTCCAAAACAGATCATGTTCCATGCCAAA AAGATCATACTGACCCCTGACACTGGGCTAGAAGAGGAGGATTTAATTGACAGAGCCCTTCCTTTGGAAACCAACAATAACTTGgtttccagcacagaaaaagcaCAGAGTGCCCATTGGGGTGTGACTGATGTGACACCAAGCAGTGGGAATGCCCCAGATTGCTCTGTGGATTCTCGAGTCAGAGACCACACAAATAACAGAATTG aaAAACTCTACATCATGAAGGCCGACACTGTTATCGTGGGGTCTGTCTCAGAAGTGCCCAGTGGCAAGAACTGTGCTGTTAGAGGATGTGAAAGCAATCTTGATGCCCAGGAAAGCTTGGAAGAGGAGCTGGAAATGCACTACCCAGAGCAGGAAACAGAgtcttttccagggaatgatGTAATGGTTCCTGtggaagaggaggggaaggaattTCACCATCCTACCACTGCCACTGAGAAGTGA
- the TNFRSF8 gene encoding tumor necrosis factor receptor superfamily member 8 isoform X5, whose amino-acid sequence MPKRCCFVTACVSVPELDLVEKQPCSLHAGRVCECRPGLFCRLSVRNSCTRCQPHSACRPGFGVKTRGTPTNDVTCEQCPPGTFSDQSSSTDTCKPHTNCAKLNKVMLRKGNATHDQVCLDQLPTYLTPSTLSVRVSTEKNKSEQRVIKESLVTSASGDLLSVTTAENPTITPTVNASTSAKGVVLWAVVLSVTVLLGGTLIFWKWKVCKKRILVLRRKPHLHSVIAHKYVLRSQGSDLMNKCAVSVNNIPKQIMFHAKKIILTPDTGLEEEDLIDRALPLETNNNLVSSTEKAQSAHWGVTDVTPSSGNAPDCSVDSRVRDHTNNRIEKLYIMKADTVIVGSVSEVPSGKNCAVRGCESNLDAQESLEEELEMHYPEQETESFPGNDVMVPVEEEGKEFHHPTTATEK is encoded by the exons ATGCCCAAAAG GTGCTGCTTTGTGACTGCCTGTGTTtctgtcccagagctggacCTTGTGGAgaagcagccctgctccctgcacgcCGGGCGCGTGTGCGAGTGCCGCCCGGGGCTCTTCTGCCGCCTCTCTGTCCGGAACTCCTGCACTCGCTGCCAGCCCCACTCTGCCTGCAGGCCTGGCTTTGGAGTCAAAACCAGGG GCACCCCAACAAATGATGTCACTTGTGAGCAGTGTCCTCCTGGGACCTTCTCTGATCAAAGCTCCAGCACAGACACCTGCAAACCCCACACCAA ctgtgccaagcTGAACAAAGTAATGCTAAGGAAAGGAAATGCCACACATGATCAAGTTTGCCTGGACCAGTTGCCCACTTACCTCACCCCAAGCACTTTGTCTGTGAGAGTCAGCAcggaaaaaaataaatctgagcaGAGGGTGATTAAGGAGAGCCTGGTGACCTCTGCTAGTGGTGACCTTCTAAGTGTCACAACAGCTGAAAATCCCACTATAACTCCTACAGTGAATGCTTCTACCTCAGCCAAGG GTGTAGTGCTTTGGGCAGTGGTTCTCTCTGTGACAGTGCTTCTTGGGGGCACGCTGATATTTTGGAAATGGAAGGTTTGCAAGAAGCGGATCCTCGTCCTCAGAAGGAAGC CACACCTGCATTCGGTCATCGCACACAAATACGTGCTCAGATCCCAAG GTTCAGATCTCATGAACAAATGTGCAGTAAGTGTGAACAATATTCCAAAACAGATCATGTTCCATGCCAAA AAGATCATACTGACCCCTGACACTGGGCTAGAAGAGGAGGATTTAATTGACAGAGCCCTTCCTTTGGAAACCAACAATAACTTGgtttccagcacagaaaaagcaCAGAGTGCCCATTGGGGTGTGACTGATGTGACACCAAGCAGTGGGAATGCCCCAGATTGCTCTGTGGATTCTCGAGTCAGAGACCACACAAATAACAGAATTG aaAAACTCTACATCATGAAGGCCGACACTGTTATCGTGGGGTCTGTCTCAGAAGTGCCCAGTGGCAAGAACTGTGCTGTTAGAGGATGTGAAAGCAATCTTGATGCCCAGGAAAGCTTGGAAGAGGAGCTGGAAATGCACTACCCAGAGCAGGAAACAGAgtcttttccagggaatgatGTAATGGTTCCTGtggaagaggaggggaaggaattTCACCATCCTACCACTGCCACTGAGAAGTGA
- the TNFRSF8 gene encoding tumor necrosis factor receptor superfamily member 8 isoform X3: MAACSLPLGLCLLLLLQDVQTTPQTSLTAPHSCHALEDWFYDETSQKCCYQCPSGYAKKKACPQDPAEDCMTCGPNQYLSNKFPKPQCDACVPCPKELDLVEKQPCSLHAGRVCECRPGLFCRLSVRNSCTRCQPHSACRPGFGVKTRGTPTNDVTCEQCPPGTFSDQSSSTDTCKPHTNCAKLNKVMLRKGNATHDQVCLDQLPTYLTPSTLSVRVSTEKNKSEQRVIKESLVTSASGDLLSVTTAENPTITPTVNASTSAKGVVLWAVVLSVTVLLGGTLIFWKWKVCKKRILVLRRKRSDLMNKCAVSVNNIPKQIMFHAKKIILTPDTGLEEEDLIDRALPLETNNNLVSSTEKAQSAHWGVTDVTPSSGNAPDCSVDSRVRDHTNNRIEKLYIMKADTVIVGSVSEVPSGKNCAVRGCESNLDAQESLEEELEMHYPEQETESFPGNDVMVPVEEEGKEFHHPTTATEK; the protein is encoded by the exons AtggctgcctgcagcctgcctCTGGGACTGtgccttctgctgcttctccaggaCGTGCAGACAACCCCCCAG ACATCATTAACTGCACCTCATTCCTGTCATGCACTAGAGGATTGGTTCTATGATGAAACTTCCCAAAAGTGCTGTTACCAGTGTCCCTCAG gcTATGCTAAAAAGAAAGCATGTCCTCAGGATCCAGCTGAAGACTGCATGACATGTGGACCTAATCAATACTTGAGCAATAAATTCCCAAAGCCACAATGTGATGCCTGTGTGCCATGCCCAAAAG agctggacCTTGTGGAgaagcagccctgctccctgcacgcCGGGCGCGTGTGCGAGTGCCGCCCGGGGCTCTTCTGCCGCCTCTCTGTCCGGAACTCCTGCACTCGCTGCCAGCCCCACTCTGCCTGCAGGCCTGGCTTTGGAGTCAAAACCAGGG GCACCCCAACAAATGATGTCACTTGTGAGCAGTGTCCTCCTGGGACCTTCTCTGATCAAAGCTCCAGCACAGACACCTGCAAACCCCACACCAA ctgtgccaagcTGAACAAAGTAATGCTAAGGAAAGGAAATGCCACACATGATCAAGTTTGCCTGGACCAGTTGCCCACTTACCTCACCCCAAGCACTTTGTCTGTGAGAGTCAGCAcggaaaaaaataaatctgagcaGAGGGTGATTAAGGAGAGCCTGGTGACCTCTGCTAGTGGTGACCTTCTAAGTGTCACAACAGCTGAAAATCCCACTATAACTCCTACAGTGAATGCTTCTACCTCAGCCAAGG GTGTAGTGCTTTGGGCAGTGGTTCTCTCTGTGACAGTGCTTCTTGGGGGCACGCTGATATTTTGGAAATGGAAGGTTTGCAAGAAGCGGATCCTCGTCCTCAGAAGGAAGC GTTCAGATCTCATGAACAAATGTGCAGTAAGTGTGAACAATATTCCAAAACAGATCATGTTCCATGCCAAA AAGATCATACTGACCCCTGACACTGGGCTAGAAGAGGAGGATTTAATTGACAGAGCCCTTCCTTTGGAAACCAACAATAACTTGgtttccagcacagaaaaagcaCAGAGTGCCCATTGGGGTGTGACTGATGTGACACCAAGCAGTGGGAATGCCCCAGATTGCTCTGTGGATTCTCGAGTCAGAGACCACACAAATAACAGAATTG aaAAACTCTACATCATGAAGGCCGACACTGTTATCGTGGGGTCTGTCTCAGAAGTGCCCAGTGGCAAGAACTGTGCTGTTAGAGGATGTGAAAGCAATCTTGATGCCCAGGAAAGCTTGGAAGAGGAGCTGGAAATGCACTACCCAGAGCAGGAAACAGAgtcttttccagggaatgatGTAATGGTTCCTGtggaagaggaggggaaggaattTCACCATCCTACCACTGCCACTGAGAAGTGA